CCAGATACCTTCCAAACTTCTCAACAAGATtctggcatcttcccggactgaaGGCGGGCCAAGAACTTTGAGCTCATTggctggtggtggggggggggggagttgcCAGCGCTTTCCTCTGATTGGTCATTTTCTCTTAGCAGAAAACCAATCATCGAGGGAGGTGGGGGCGTGGCCAGGCTCGCCTACAGGCCCTTCCGCGAGTTCCAGCGCCCACCCACCCCGCTGGCGGGTCAGATTGGTGGTGAGTTCTGAACCCCTACCGCCTGAGTGGCCCTTCCGCCCTGGAATCCCGCTCGCGGTGGCCGACAAGGAGGTGGGGCAGGTCCTCCCTCCCGCCGCGGGGAACACCCCTTCCACAAGCCCTGAGCCCCCAGGTGTCCAGCCTCGCCCTCCCTGTGCTCAgtgttcccacccccacccccagtgaaaTGGGATTGCATTGTGCCGGTGGCCGGGAGAGGCCCCCTCCTGACAGCCTCCTCTGCTGGGCatgatgggtgggagggaggtgagaCTGAGGTGGGCCTCAGGACACGGAAGCCGTGTCCCACAGGAGGATGGCTCTGGAAGAGGGCCGGAGCCTGCCCGAGGTGCGGGCGCGAGTGGGGGCTTCGCATGGCATCACCGACCTGGCCCAAAAGCTTCACTTCTATGACCAATGGGCTCCGGACTATGACCAGGTAAACCGGCCGGGTCCTCACCTCTGCTTCCATCCGCTCGCCCGGCCTCAGTTTTCGTGTCTGTAAAGCCGGAATAGTGAGCTTTGCATCATCCCAGGGCAAGGAATGTGAGAGGGAAGTAAGACCTGGGTGCAGCCCTGCAGTCCTGTCTCTCCAGGGACTGGCTCCTCTTCAGCGCATCCGCAGTGGCCCTGCCCTCTCATCAGCCCCATCTTCCAGATTGGCAGACCCTAGAGATCAGGGGCCAAGACGTCCCCACCCTGGGACTGCAGTCCAGGCAGAGGTGCCACTGAGGGGTCACTATGAACTAAGCAGAGAGCCATGCCAAGGCCCACAGAGAAGACCCCAGCAGTGAGCTGAGGGCTACTCTCCAGTCCCCGCCCCTTGACAGAGGAAAGCACTTCATACCTGGTTCTCCCCTCACTGTAGTCCCAGCAGGCCCTgggcccccaacacacacagctTGGCCAAGCTGACTCCTAGACCACCCAAAAGGAAGTTCCCTAAACAATGGGGCACGGGGTGGCAGTTGGTGCAGCACTCTGTCCCCAGGACGTGGCCACCCTGCAGTACCGCGCTCCCCAGCTCGCAGTGGACTGCCTCACCCGAGCCCTTCCAGGTCCACCCCACGCTGCCCTGATCCTGGACGTGGCCTGTGGTACTGGCCTAGTGGCTGCAGAGGTGAGACCACCCTACATCCCCTGCCCTCCCTTCAGCCCCCACTTGCTCAAAATTCCTACTACCCCAGGCCCCAGACCCCCGCCTCCCTGCTTAGACTCACTGGCTCCAAACGCTTGGGCTACATCCACTGCGGGGACCACTGTCCTCCCCGAGGTGCAGGGACCTAACTGGGAGGCGGCGGGTATGAATTGTGACtgggtccccccaccccagctgcagGCTCGGGGCTTCCTCCAGCTGCATGGGGTGGATGGGAGCCCAGGGATGCTGGAACAGGCCCGGGCCCGTGGCCTCTACCAGCGCCTCAGCCTCTGCACCCTGGGTCAGGAGCCTCTACCCAGCTCTGAAGGTACTCCCCCACCCCTTCAGCACCCCAAGGCACACCCTCTGACCAAGCCCGCTTGACGGAGCCCCTTTCTTTTGCCAAGACTCCATCCCCCTTGCCTAGCCCTCTACAAGCCCCCTCCCACACTGAGTCCTATTCTCTTTTCGAGCCCCCCAATCCCTCACTGAGATGCTTTCTCTGAAACTTCCGTCCCATGATCTGACCTCAGTCCAGGACTGGGCCACATCTGCCATATCCCCCATGGGATCTGGGTCCCACAGACCCCAGTGGCAGGCCTGgtccctccccaggccccatCACGCGCACCATCCTCCAGGGTGATCTGAGGCCACACTGAAAACAAACCACCACACCATATCCTCACCTCCACACAGGGACCTTCGACGCGGTGCTGATGGTGGGTGCCCTCAGTGACGGCCAGGTGCCCTGCAGTGCTGTACCTGAGCTCCTGCGAGTTACCAAGCCAGGTGAGAAGCAGCCCATCCAACCACACACAGGCACCTTCCCTTCTCCACACCCACAGACACGAGACTCAGAAAGCCTCAGGCCAAGCGAGAGTAGGCTTattcccagggtcacacagcctaGCGTCCTGGCCACAGCTGCCGGCCCAGGCTCGGCCTCAGCTGCCACCATCAACAGACCCAGGCAGACAGGCAGGGCAGGCAGGTTGCCACCTTGCCTCTGATCCACTGGGAAACCGGAAACAATTCCACTCTCCTCTCcagcctctatttcctcatcaaTAAGCAGAGTGGCACAGTCCCTTCCCCGTAGGATTGCAGTGAGTTTTGGGTCAAGTAGTGTCTGTAAGGCCTGTGTTTcagtcctggcacatagtaggggctcCGTTTAGTTCCCTCATCTTCCAGCGTCCCCACTAACTTAGGGGGAGTCTCTTTCTCTTTcgtgacctcagtttcctcatctgtgaaatggggctgctCAGGTGAGCTGACAGACGTGAGTGCTTCTCTGTAAACTCCACAAGTGGGGCTGATGTGCAGGTGAGGGTTGTGTTTACTGTGCTGCTACTGTGTGCCTTGCCCCATGCTTGCTTCTGCCCTGGGGAGAAGGCACACACCCAACCCACATGCCCCGGAAAGGGGCCAGGACAAAAAGACCAAGCCCGAGATGGGCCCACGGGGCTGTGGCTGCTCAGTGCCCTGAGAATTCAGAGAAGAGAGGCATTTGGGATAgctgggatggggagagaggggcGGTCCAGGCAGGAGCACAGCCTAAGTGGAGTCCCAGGTAGAAAGGAGAGTGGTGGAGTGTGAGGATCGTGAGGCTCAGACCTGGCTGCAGGACAGGATCTGGAAGCCCCGAAGGTGCCCCATCACAGCAAGATTGCACCTGCCTCCTGCCCCTTCACGCCTGCTGGGCTCAGCAGGGGCTTCGGCTAAGTCAAGGCAGGTCTAGGCGGGCCTCATCCTCAGGGAACCACAGAGGCTGACAGCTGCAGGGACATTGGTGGCATCAGAGAGAGAGGTAGTGATCAGGCTCAGGAGGACAGGAAACTCCCATCACCTGAACCAGTAAGGACCAGACCTCCTTGCCCAGCAGAGTATATCTGAGCCCCACTGGGCATACGCTAGGTGCCTGGAGGAGACCTGGAGTGAcaaggtcattcattcattcagcccgTGCTCGCTGAGCGTGCTGGCCTTCCTGTGAGACAGGGTCACCATCCCTGCAagctgggaaactgaggctccaagaggtgAAGGGAGTTGCCCGAGGTCCAAAACCCATGAGCATTCAGACACAGCCGTATGTATCCTCCAGCAGAGGGGCTGGGTGGACAGTGAGAAGGGAGCCCCCTCTGTCAAGGGCATTCAGCCAAAAGTTCCCAGTATAAAGAACACACTCGGGCCTTGAAAGGTGTGTAGGAGGCCGGTAAGCTGAGGAAGCAGAGGGTATTCCTGGGGGAGGGGTCGGTGAGCACCAGGGACTTGGAGCTGGGAAAGGCTGGCCCGGGGACAAAGCTGGGAGAACCTGCTCTCTTGAGGATTTGAGCAGGAAGGGGACCACCGTCCAGTCCttggctcctgcccctcccccactcgcCTGCTccttccccgcccctccccaggtGGGCTGCTGTGTCTGACCACCAGGACCAACCCATCCAACCTGCATTACAAAGAGGCGCTGGAGGCCACCCTGGCCAGGCTGGAGCAGGCCAGGGCTTGGGAACGCCTGGTGGCCTGGCCTGTGGACCAGTGGGAACTGGCCACCTCCGAGCTCGAGGTGGGGCCTGGCGCCTCTGACAGCGACGGCTTCATCTCCGGCATCGTCTATCTGTACCGAAAGCAGGAGGCAGCCCAGGCTGAGGGAGTGAGGCCCAGTGCCTAGCCCCCGGCTGGCCTCCGAGCCTCCATGAGGCCTCGGCCAGGCGCATCGTTGGGCCTCCTCTGCTTTGCCTGTAAAACGAGGCCGCTGCACCAACCCTGCCCCTCAGGAGAGCTATGCCTATTAAATGAGTCCCAGAAGCATCAGCAGAACTCTGGCTCGGTGGTTTTCTCACCCCTGCAAAGAGTGACATCTGTCCCTATGGAggacagaagagaagaaacaggACAGAGAGGGACCCCATCCCTGGCTGTCCCTGGGCCAGGCACGATAGGGCCACAGATGTGACTCTGACCCCTCCCGGGGTGGAGGGCCCTCTTCCTCTAACTCACAGACCAGGAACCCTTGCTCACGCATCTGGGCCTTGGCCAAACACTTTCACATGTCCAGGAttcggtttcctcatctctaaagggATCGGAATGCAGGGCTGAGGAGCTCAGGGCGTAGCGCGGAGGCTGCCCCAGAGCTGGGCAGGTGCAGAGGCCTCGGTGACTGTCAGCACCAGGTGGGGACGTGAACAGGGCTGATGATATCGCCTCCAAACAGGAGCCAGGGGAAGGCTTCGTGGAGGAGGAGGCGCAGAGCTGAGCCTTCGGGACTAGCAGAATTCAGAAGGGTGCCGAAAGGAAAAGGGACGTTCCAGCCTGAGCAAAGGTTGGGAGAAGGGACCTGGGGGGTGAGCAGACCAGCCTGGAGGCCCAGACAGAGCTGGAAcaaaaggaagggagggcaggaggccCATCCCCCAGGGCTAGCTGTTCTCATGCGACCTCCCTCCTAGAGTCCTCAGCACTTCCCTAAGGTCCTGGGCTTTACGCTCTGACAAATGGAGGGCTTGAGCAAGGTGACTCCAAAGGTTGGGGCCGGTTTCGATGTCTCACATTTCCCCAAAACCAGTTTTGTAAGTCTTCTGGTCCTGGCCACCACACGGTGGTCCtgcccctcaccaccccccacccccccacccccggcccaggCTTCcaaccctgccctcccctccacctccacagCTGAAATCAGAAACGATACAAAGTCTTCCTGTGCACAGGTCCCATTTATTGtagaaaataatagcaattacCAGGACAAATAGTTTAAATTACAAAACAAACCATGTAGCAGGCAGGGGAAAGCCCCAGGACTTCCTGGGGTTAGGACCAGAGAAAGAGCATTCTCCCCTGCCTCTCCAGGCTCTCCGATGACCGTGGCAGGGGCGAGGATCCAGAGGTGGCCAGTCTCAAGGGGCCCGGGGGTCCTTCTTCGGAGcctgcagggcaggggctggaaggggtgtggagagCCCGGGCCACCTGtagccccctcccccgccactaCCCAAACCAGTTTGTAGCACCTCCGCCCCTCCCCTCTAAACCTGTCCGTCCACTCTCTGCTCGGCAACTACGCTCCAAGGGCAGGTGGGTGAGCAAGGCAGCCGTTCTCGTGGCCACAGGTTTCCACGGGCAAAGGCACGGCCCAAGAGCTCGCTGACCCACCCAGAGGATGCTGGCAGACGGAGTGGGGAGGATCCAAGAAGGGGACGGCGATCATCACGGACGTGCTCCCATGGTCCGCTGGACGCCCGCTCAGAGGCAGAGCCCAAGCAAAGTCAGGGCTGAGCTGTCCGGGCCAGCAGGAGCCAGCCCCCTGTATCCGAGGAGGGTGGTGCAGGAGTCTCTCTTTCCATCTATCCTTGCTAGTGTTGGAGGTGACCTTGAGAAAACGTCCGAGAGGGCCAGAGGGGGCTGAGGGCTGCTGGCCAACGGCCTGGCTCAGTCCCTGCTTGGCAGGGCCATCCTGGGGTCGCAGTAAGCTCAGTCCAGGGAGAAACAAAGCCGAAAGGAAAAGAGTCAACGGTAGCGCCTTACACGTAGTTGCTGGCTGGGGCGGAGCGGGCCGCAGAGTACCTGGCGGAGTAGGGCTTGTCAGTACGGGGCGGGCAGTTGCAGCAAAGCAAGGCCCCACCGAGCATCAGCAGGCCAGAGGCGGCCCAGCCAATGTAGAGCGAGGCACCCATCTCCCGCTTCTGGCCTGAGGCCACCAGCGGGTTATAGAAGTCGCGGATGATATTGTGGGCCGTCCAGGACACGGGCACCATCACCAGCAAGCCGGCCAGCAGGAACACCACGCCGGCCACAATCATGGTCTTGGCCTTGGCGCTCTCATCCTCCATGCAGTTGGTGCACTTGCCGCCCACCACCGAGAGCAGCACGCCAACCACGGCCAAGATGATGCAGACGACGGTGAGGGCGCGGGCCGCCTGCAGGTCCTGCGGCAGCGCCAGCAGCGAGTCGTACACCTTGCACTGAATCTGGCCCGTGCTCTGCACCACGCAGTTCATCCACAGGCCCTCCCAGATGGTCTGGGACGTGACGATGTTGCTGCCGATGAAGGCCGTCACGTGCCACATGGGCAGCGCGCAGCTCAGTATGGCGCCCAGCCAGCCCAGCACGGCCAGCGCAATACCCATCACCTGCAGCCCCATGGAAGCCATAGCTTAGCGTCTGCTGCGGTCTAGGACCTGGAAGTCTGTGGGGATCCGGCCCTGGAGGCTGTTAGGAGTCCGAGTGCCGAGAATGAACACTCAGCGTTCGCAGGGAGGTCTTTCACAGCAAAGTCCAGAGGCAAAGCCAGTTGGAGCAGCTCCCGAGCGTCTCTCCTGAGAGCCAGAGGCACAAACCCAGCGAGCGTAGGAGTGTAACAGAACCGGCTCCTTCCTGCCAACAGCTGCTGCAAGCTCTCAGGCTAAAGACTGGAGCAGATATATGGCTccgtgggaggggcgggggccgggggagggcTTTCAGTCCCTGGAGCCGCCCCCCTGACCAGTTTCTCTAGATTCCTGAGCCTGCCAACAAAGGAACTTTCAGGCCCCAGCCCTTGGCCCCTGAGTCACCAGGCTGGAGAGCCAGTCTCAGAGGAAACTGCCctttccccctgcccccaggcccgcGCTGAGGTCATCCGGGAGACAGACACTGAGTCACAGCCTGCAAACACCTGGACATACCTGGGGGGCTGGAGCGGGGAGCCGGGCCCAGCCAGGTTTGGGGCCTTGAAGACCAGGGTCCCCACACCCCAGGGCTCCCTCATTCCAGGCTTGGGTGGTTGGATGGAAGGCGGCAACCTTCAGGGAGAGGGTCTGAGGATAGAGTCCCGGGAACGTCAAAGAGCAGCGCCACCAGGATTACTGTTGTCAGAGTCCTTATCAGCTGCATCACTGGCCTGATAGTTACATTAAGAGTCTCACCAACCATGCATCCACCTTACCCGCGTCTGGACGTTGGCCTGATGTGGTCCAGTTTTAAGGACCAAGGAGCTGGGgggggcctggactcctgggtccATCACGTGCCCTCCCCATCTCTCACCACCATCACCTGGCTTCCCAGCCCTGCCAGAGGAGGGGTCTCAGAGGTGATGCCCTTTGGGCCAAAGAGAGAAGGAAGCCTGCCCCCCACCTCAGAAGTTTCAGCCAGTTTCTGCTGGGGCTAAGCCGGCTTGGCCAGAATTAGGTCGGGGAGGCCACCAAGAGAAAGCCATGGGCCAGACCCTGGGGACATCAGTCCAGCAAACAGGTGCTTACTTAGTGAAGATACACAGAACGGTCCTCCGATAAAGCCAGAACAGGAGCGACTTGCAAGGGGAGGAAAAACTCAGCCGGGCTGTCGGGGGTGGTGCCTGGGAGGGGGCCTGACAGGGAGGGGGAGTTGCCTGGCATCACTCCAGCGGGTATACTGAATTCTTGGGTTGTGCTGCAGGGGGCCCTGATGACAGAAATCACCGTGGACGGGGCCCTCTGGAGTTGGGCAAGGCAGCAGGACTAGGTGAAGGAGGACTAAagggagagggaacagccagCGAGGGCCAAGGTGCCCAAGGTGGGGAGATGCAGCTAGTTCTGGGAACCAGAACCGATTCAGAGGAATCCAGTCTGACCAGAGACGGGGTAGtgggggaggggccggaggaaaAGAGCCAGAAATCTCTGCCTCAGGCATCACGGAGCCCTGGGCTGTGCACGGAGGCTGTGAGACCAGCAAGGGCATTGGATGCCAGGCTGAGAAAGGGGTCTCTGGAAACAGGATGGAGGTGAAAGGCAGGCAGAGGGTGAGGATCAGGAAGGGGCTGATTCAGGGCAGGGGGCTTTGGGAACCTAAAGGAAGGAGTCATTGTGGCGGGGAGAGACAATAGCCAGGCTCATCCTGGCTGGATTGAGGGAACCCCACCCCCTTTCTtccccacatgctggggagctcATCCCAGGGGCTCCGATGAGTCCCTGAGCCCCCAGCGTTGTCCAGCCCCGTGCCTGGTGCCCTGGGGCAGCTGGGTGTCTAATCTGACCCTGACAGTGGTCCCTGGGCTTCCCGAGAAAGAGAGCTATCCTGCGTGCGTGATTTGGGTGGAAGCCTTCTGTGAGCTATTCAAAGCGTGCTGACAGCCTGTGGAACCATAGGGCTGGCAGGGATAATCTAGCGCGATGGGGAAACTGGGGTCCTTGTACTGTGGTTGACTGTAAACACTTCGGTCTCCCCTGCGAGGCTGGGGGCTCCTGAAGGGTAGATATTCAGCCTCGGAGCTCAGCGCAGGGATTGACACATACTAGGTGCTCAACAAGGCAGGAGGCATTTTCCTGGTTCCCAGctgccctctccccctccccctcagccccAGGCACACACACCAACACAACAGGAATAGTTTCTGCCAGGACCACGcctccctggtgttctccttaccaGGCTTTGAGGAACAGCACGCAAACAGGCCGGTGGACTGAGCAACGGAGATACTTCCCTTCCAGGAGATACTTCCCTTCCAGGAGGAGGGATAATGAGCGCTTCCCTGCAGTGACATCATCACAGCCTGCCTATCAGTAAGCAGGGCAAGGCCTCTTACTGCCTTTGCACAGATGGGtgaactgaggcccaggggggGCCGGGTGGGGCTTGCCCAGAATGGGGTGGGCTGCTCATTCCAGCCCTTCAGTAAGGTTTCTGCCTACAGAAGTGAATTGGCCGGACGGCCAGACACCCTCACTCACCCCCAACACACCCCCCCCAACTTCCTGCTCTTGTTCTGGGACACAGCTGACTGGCACTTGGAGAagctggagtgggggagggggagcacaCAGGCCCTAGAACTTTCCCCCTGTGGCCCAACAGAAGTGACTAAGAAGCTGTCCTTCCCTGCCCAGCTCAGCCAAGCGCTtcagaggcagggaggggctgaAAGCTAGGGGGAGGACAGGTGCAGGAGGGCCCAAGGCAAAGggcaggcccagggcaggggaggTCTTCTGGGAGCTTGAGGTGCTCAGGTGTGAAAGAGCAACAGGAGCCAGTCCTGGGGGAGCCGTGAGCCCTCCGCACATGAGTGGAGCtggagaaatatttgttgaggctTCGTTTACGCCAGAAGACACTGTCCCACGCACCTGCTGCAGGAAAAACACCGGCAAAGGCGCAACAATTTTCCTACACCCACTGGCTCCCTGGGCCTGGTCCTCCCAACAGCTTAGACAAACTTTCACTGTGACACTTTACTAATGTGTCCGCCATTCATTACTTTTGCTTTTGGGTCTGAGAGGGCAGGGTTAgcacttatttctttttctttctcccaacatACACTGTCTAATCTTACGCCAATAGAATTGTCTCTTACGCGCTGGTTTTTATCAAGGACAGCGCTCTCCCCAGCCATCTCTGCCCATAACCCTCTCGCCAGCCCTGTGACCTCGGGGAAGCCAGGTCCATCTCTGGGCCTCAACTTCTCTCTGTAAATTGCAGGCATTAGCACCTTTCCCCGACCTAAGACGGATGTGAAATAAGATGAGGATGTGAAAATGTTTTGCGAGCTGAAAAGCTGGGGACCGTGAGGAAGAAAGAGCCAAGTTCATGTCACAAAGCATCAGGCCCTCAGCTCTGGTTCTACTTGCCCTGAAGGGGAGCTAGGACTTCTCAGACCCTGGTCCCCAGGGCCCCAGGGGCTCAGCCAAGTCTTTgatcacaacacacacacacacacacacacacacacacatacacacacagcctTGTGCCCAGCTCCCTGCATGTCCCTGGGAAAGTGGCAGATAAAGTCTCCCATCCAACCCTGAGGCGCCCTGCTGCCATCTGAGCCTTCTTTGTCCTTCTCTGGTCTGTGCGGGTCCACCAGAGCCCTGCCGAGGCGGCCAGAGGAATTTCTGAGGGCTGAGCGGACCTGGGTCCCGGGACCCTTCACTCGTCTCCGCTGGGACTGGGAACTCTAAGGCCAGGTGtcaacttaaaatttttcttccccaCCAAACATACGTTTTGATCTGTATAAAACCAAATGgcttttctgaagaaaaaaaaaaagaagcctcacTCTCAGCTCAGAAATCAGTCTAGCTGGAAGTTGGTTCAAAACGATTTATTTTTGCAGGAGTTCACTAACTTCTCTGCCCACAGACACAAGTTAAGATCCTGTTCTTTTTAACCAGAGACAGTgtcattaagttaaaaatttgtttaaattttcgTAAATAATCTGCAGTGGGGTGTCATCATTCTCCGTGAGCGTAAAGATTGTGTCTCTGAGTCCCTTCAGAGCCATCGCCCTGGATGGTCCCAGGAGGATCTCCTGGATGCTTCCAGGAAGCGGGAGGGCTCTTCCAAACCCCGGGCGGGTCTGGCCGCCTCCTGATGGCTCCGGCAGCAGTGGGGATTTCACTAGGGCAGGCGCAGCCCTGGCTGGGAGGGCTGGGCCCTAGGCTGGGGCTTTCAGAATCTGGGGCAGAATGTAGTGGCCCTTGTATGGCTCTCATCTGAGATGACCCCAGCCCTCCCTGGGttgagtcccagctctgtcactacCAATTCTGTAACACTGGGCAATAGAATTAAACTCTCTCAACCAATTTCCTCATCGGGGAAGGACAACAGCATCTCCCTCAGAGGCACTGGGAGGCTCCGTGAAAACACAGAATCAAGGCCCACTCAGTCCCCTGAGATTCTTCTCGCCACCTTGACAGGGGTCCGGCGGGCCCAGCCCAGACCCTAGAAAGCCACGGGCCCTGGGCTCAGAAGTggaggccaggccctgggctgagtGGGTAGCCCCCAGCCCGTAGCCTGGCAGCCCACACTGGTGGCCACCCTCCCCACTTGGCCCAGGAGGGGGTAATGACAGGCCTGGTTCCCCACATACACGGAGGgagaaggtggggtggggtggcatCTCCGAGGAAGAGAAGCAAGGCCACTGCTGCTGGCTGCAGCCCCACGGCCCAGGGGCACTTCTGGGAATGGGATGGAGGGATGGCGGGGATGGAGCTGGgttcagagagagggaggagctgagctggggggtggggcgcGGTGCGGGTGCTCTTAATGGGCTTGATTAGAGAGAGGGGCTCAGAGGGGGGAAGGACTCTGTGAAGGGGGGGAGACTTAAAGACAGGATGGGACTGAGTGAGTTTTTAATGACTTTCCATAAAATCAGTGCTTCTGAGTCCAGCTTCTACCTGGCAGTCTCAAAGAGCCCGTACGTATGCAAGACTGGAGCCATCCTCACTGTCCCACCCTGCTGTCCACCATTCACAAGCCGTTCCCCAGCTTCTCAGAGGGGTCCTCCCAGGGACAGGAGaactccttcccacccccccatccctccctcctgctccccctACCTCACTTCAGAGCAGGCCCTGTCTCTTGATTGTAAGATACATCCATTTTccagaggcagaggaagaagaggacttAAAGGCCAGGGGATCCCCGAGGACCTTCTAATCTTTTGGAGGGATCAGTCCTGCCCAGCCCACACCCCCCAGCCAGGGAAGCCTCCTTCCACCAGCCCTCTCCTCCCACTGGTCAGCAGGAGTTGGGCCAGACAGCAGGCTAGGTGCCTTAGTGTTATGAGACATCATTTTTGTCTCACTACAAAACCATGCAGGGCACCATCCATCCCAttctagagatgagaaaactaagcctCGGAGAACTGACGTGACATTCCAGGGCCATGAGAATCATGAGAACAGTGGGAATTGGGCCAGTGCCTGCCCTCGAGACCCCCTGATCTAAACAGACAACTCCCTAGACCAGAGAAGGCAGCTCTGTGTGGGCTCTTGGAGGAAAGGGTCAGCAGCATCCTGGGCCCTAGgcgggcttcctggaggagggagagggaaggagagctgTGAAAGGTGAGTAAAAGCTTAGAAGCTTATGGGAAGGAGAGTTCTCTAAAAAGGGGAGTGGCAAGGGGCAGAGACTAGGGGCCTTTCGGGGCCCTTGTGGGGTCTGGAGCTGGGCACGTGGTGGAGCTGGGGTGAAAGGCAAGCTGGGCACATCAGGAGAAGCCTCAAGTACCCAGCTCAAGAGCCGGGGTGCCCAGGGGAGCCATGGACAGGCTTTGAGCAAGGGTAGGCCCAGCCAGCTGTTACTTGGGCCTTCGTGGTAGGTTAGTTGGATGGGGAGAGCCTGGAGGGCTGCCCTGCTCTGGGGTGGATGGAGCCTTGGGATATTAGGGGGACATCTTGACCCAGGACCAGCTAGACCCCCAGAGCAGCCTGCTTCCCCTAGGCCAAGACAGACCTTGTCTCCGGTGGGTAGAGCCAGGGGCTGGAGTCAGCCCTACTTGCTTCCAGCCCACCCCCCGAGTGCGGACCCCAGGGGATCCCGGAACCCAGCACCTtttccctcccagcagcctgggCAGGTTACATCTGATGACAACAGCTTACAGAGAAGCTGTCTCTACTTCCATGACATaccaagagggagagagaaactaGCAGGCCAACCAGGGGACTCCCAGGTAGGCAGCCAGTGAGTCAGCAGTGAGAGACCAGGGACAAAACCAAAAGTCTAGGGATGAGAAGTGGCATCTCACCCCAGGCCCAGGTGACTCAGAGATCATATTACCCTTCCCTCCGGGCCTGGCCCTCAGCTGCCTCCAGCCTTTCTCCTTACGGGAGTGCTTCCAGGCATGGATGGGGTAGACACCACCCACAGATTCTGACCCCTGGCCTTTTGGGGGCACAGTTCAACTGCCAGGTCTTTGTCCTACCGCCCAGTGCACCCACTGACCCAGCCCTCATTTTCTGCTGGCTCCCAGCTCTAGATCAGCCTAGCCCTGAGGAAGGGTACAGCCGGCTCTGACCTGCCCCGCATGGGCTGGGGACCAGCTGGGAGCAGCCACACCTGTGGTTAGtgtcaactttttttctttttcaatgttcTTTTTATAGCAGGGCTTAACCTATAtgatttgaactttttttttttttttttttcggtacgctggcctctcactgttgtggcctctctcgttgcagagcatagaccccagatgcgcaggctcagcggccatagctcacgggcccagccgctcggcggcacgtgggatcctcccggaccggggcacaaacccgtgtcccctgcatcggcaggcggactctcaaccactgcg
The DNA window shown above is from Kogia breviceps isolate mKogBre1 chromosome 14, mKogBre1 haplotype 1, whole genome shotgun sequence and carries:
- the CLDN4 gene encoding claudin-4 — its product is MASMGLQVMGIALAVLGWLGAILSCALPMWHVTAFIGSNIVTSQTIWEGLWMNCVVQSTGQIQCKVYDSLLALPQDLQAARALTVVCIILAVVGVLLSVVGGKCTNCMEDESAKAKTMIVAGVVFLLAGLLVMVPVSWTAHNIIRDFYNPLVASGQKREMGASLYIGWAASGLLMLGGALLCCNCPPRTDKPYSARYSAARSAPASNYV
- the METTL27 gene encoding LOW QUALITY PROTEIN: methyltransferase-like protein 27 (The sequence of the model RefSeq protein was modified relative to this genomic sequence to represent the inferred CDS: inserted 2 bases in 1 codon) — protein: MALEEGRSLPEVRARVGASHGITDLAQKLHFYDQWAPDYDQDVATLQYRAPQLAVDCLTRALPGPPHAALILDVACGTGLVAAELQARGFLQLHGVDGSPGMLEQARARGLYQRLSLCTLGQEPLPSSEGTFDAVLMVGALSDGQVPCSAVPELLRVTKPGGLLCLTTRTNPSNLHYKEALEATLARLEQARAWERLVAWPXWTSGNWPPPSSRWGLAPLTATASSPASSICTESRRQPRLRE